Genomic segment of Bacillota bacterium:
AGTGGAAAACAGGCAGATCACAGATTTTACCTCTGGTAGTATTCCCAAGCACCTTATTACCTTCGCTGTTCCAATGTTTTTGGGGAACATGCTGCAAGCACTTTACAACACCGTTGACAGTATCTGGGTAGGTAGATTCCTGGGTCCCGAGGCCCTGGGGGCTGTCTCCGTGGGGTTTCCCATTATCTTCGCTTTGATTGGTTTAGTGATGGGGATCACGATGGCCACCACCATTTTGGTGTCCCAGTATTTTGGCGCCGGCCAAGGGGACCGAGTAGTCAGGGTGATTAACAACTCCCTGCTTTTATTGGTGGTTATGGGCATCGTTGTCTCCATTATTGGTGTGGCTTTTCATCGACCCTTGCTGCGGTTGATTAATACCCCGCCGGAGATCTTTGAGCTGGCCTCCGATTACCTCGGGATTTACTTGGCCGGTTTGGTGGGGATGTTCCTGTACAATGTCGTCTCCGCTATTCTTCGGGGACTGGGAGATTCCAAAACTCCCCTGAAATTCTTGGCCTTTGCTACGGTACTGAACATTATTTTGGACCCGATGTTTATCTTTGGAGTGGGACCCTTCCCCAGGTTAGGGGTAGCCGGAGTAGCCTGGGCCACGGTGATTGCCCAAGGGGTCTCTGCAGTGCTGTCTTTGCATTACTTGTATCGCCGATCGGGAATTGTTAGCTACCAGCCGGGAACCTTCAGGTTCGATTGGGAGCTGACTCGCCTCACCTTCAGGATTGGGATCCCCGCGGGTGTACAGCAAATCATGGTGTCCATGGCCCACTTGATCGTTTCCTCCACGGTCAATCTCTTTGGGGCTACGGTGGTGGCGGGATTTGGCGCCGCCGGGCGATTGGACCAGTTCGCTTTCATGCCGGCCCACAGCGTTTCCTTCTCCGTTTCTGCCCTGGTGGGGCAGAATTTGGGTGCAGGGAAAGTCCAGCGGGTACGGGAAACTGTTCGGTGGGGTATGCTCCTGGCCGGAGGGATTACCGTTATCGTGTCCATCGTAGCTTTAGTTCGTCCTGACATCTTGATGTCGCTGTTTACCGATGATGCCGCGGTCTTGGAGCAGGGAGGACTATACCTGCGGTATATGGCCTTTGGTTATGTGCCAATGTCTTTGATGTTTACCCTGGGAGGACTGCTGCGGGGAAGCGGGGATACGGTATCGACGATGTTGATGACCTTGGTTTCCCTGTGGATTGTCCGGGTCCCCTTGGCCCGGATCCTCTCGGCGATGCCGACCCTGGGAGTTACCGGTGTCTGGATCGCGATGGCGACCAGTCCCTTAGCTGGATTGGCAGCCCACATCCTGTACTACCGAACGGGACGCTGGCAAACCAAGGCGGTAACGGGTAAGCCGCCGGTGGATGGGGCCCGGGAGGGTTCCCGGAAGGCTGTGCCC
This window contains:
- a CDS encoding MATE family efflux transporter codes for the protein MENRQITDFTSGSIPKHLITFAVPMFLGNMLQALYNTVDSIWVGRFLGPEALGAVSVGFPIIFALIGLVMGITMATTILVSQYFGAGQGDRVVRVINNSLLLLVVMGIVVSIIGVAFHRPLLRLINTPPEIFELASDYLGIYLAGLVGMFLYNVVSAILRGLGDSKTPLKFLAFATVLNIILDPMFIFGVGPFPRLGVAGVAWATVIAQGVSAVLSLHYLYRRSGIVSYQPGTFRFDWELTRLTFRIGIPAGVQQIMVSMAHLIVSSTVNLFGATVVAGFGAAGRLDQFAFMPAHSVSFSVSALVGQNLGAGKVQRVRETVRWGMLLAGGITVIVSIVALVRPDILMSLFTDDAAVLEQGGLYLRYMAFGYVPMSLMFTLGGLLRGSGDTVSTMLMTLVSLWIVRVPLARILSAMPTLGVTGVWIAMATSPLAGLAAHILYYRTGRWQTKAVTGKPPVDGAREGSRKAVPQPAEE